In the genome of Candidatus Omnitrophota bacterium, one region contains:
- a CDS encoding HAD-IIIA family hydrolase translates to MIPDARELQVVVLMGGKGTRLGGVIGNLPKAMAEVEGKPFFSYQFDLLRLAGFKKFIFCVGFGKEYIYDFFGDGVEFGVKIEYSPDPPGAEGTASALKNAMLLLEDDFMLSYGDSFMDMDYQQALYNYWLLKKSSSGSGMMCILKNNNLYDKSNIVFENNRIVKYDKKSSQAEMDYIDYGTSFLNKALVDKIPASVGDLSDFYSMLVRDGLLAGFVTRKRFREIGNSGSLEEFRNFIKQRLSQKNKAIFLDRDGTLNKFVFNDNIKQFDSPLKPDEFCLIDGVFDALKQMKKHGFLLIVVTNQPAAAKGKTTLKDIYAINNRMLDLFRENGVEIDDVMVCPHHQEGSDLAAEQFLVKKCQCRKPQAGLLETAIDKYNIDIGNSYMVGDSSADILAAKKKSVRSVFIGKYKKDDSGGLQECKPDLVFENILDFAGYLRDTKE, encoded by the coding sequence ATGATTCCAGATGCAAGAGAATTACAGGTCGTTGTTTTGATGGGGGGTAAGGGTACGCGTTTAGGCGGTGTCATTGGCAATCTGCCTAAAGCCATGGCTGAAGTAGAAGGCAAGCCGTTTTTCTCTTATCAGTTTGACCTATTGCGTTTAGCTGGTTTTAAGAAGTTTATTTTCTGTGTTGGCTTTGGGAAAGAATATATATATGATTTTTTTGGCGATGGCGTTGAATTTGGCGTAAAAATAGAATATTCACCTGACCCGCCGGGTGCTGAAGGCACAGCGAGTGCTCTTAAAAATGCCATGTTGCTTTTGGAAGATGATTTTATGCTTTCTTATGGAGACTCTTTTATGGACATGGATTATCAGCAAGCCTTGTATAATTATTGGCTGTTAAAGAAAAGTTCCTCTGGTTCAGGCATGATGTGCATTCTTAAGAATAATAATCTTTATGATAAAAGTAACATAGTTTTTGAGAATAACCGAATCGTTAAATACGATAAAAAGTCCAGTCAGGCAGAAATGGATTATATTGATTATGGCACAAGCTTTTTAAATAAAGCTTTGGTGGATAAAATCCCCGCATCGGTGGGCGATTTATCAGATTTTTACTCTATGCTTGTCAGGGATGGTTTGCTTGCGGGTTTTGTAACTAGAAAGAGATTCCGCGAAATAGGCAATTCGGGTTCATTAGAAGAATTTAGGAATTTCATAAAACAGCGCTTATCACAGAAGAATAAAGCAATATTTCTTGATCGCGACGGCACATTAAACAAGTTTGTTTTTAATGATAATATCAAGCAGTTTGATTCTCCATTAAAGCCGGACGAATTTTGTCTTATTGATGGAGTTTTTGATGCGTTAAAGCAGATGAAAAAACACGGGTTTCTTTTGATCGTGGTCACAAATCAGCCTGCGGCAGCAAAAGGGAAAACCACCCTTAAAGATATATACGCAATCAATAATAGGATGCTGGATCTATTCAGAGAAAATGGCGTAGAAATAGATGATGTTATGGTTTGTCCGCATCATCAGGAGGGTTCTGACCTAGCGGCAGAACAGTTTCTTGTTAAGAAGTGCCAATGCCGTAAGCCGCAAGCAGGGCTCTTAGAAACGGCGATTGATAAATATAATATCGATATAGGCAATTCATACATGGTCGGAGATTCATCCGCAGATATATTGGCGGCTAAGAAAAAGTCCGTGCGTTCTGTTTTTATCGGTAAATATAAAAAGGATGATTCAGGGGGATTGCAGGAGTGTAAGCCGGATTTGGTTTTTGAGAATATTCTTGATTTTGCTGGGTATTTAAGAGATACGAAAGAGTAA
- the rfbF gene encoding glucose-1-phosphate cytidylyltransferase, translating into MKVVILAGGKGTRLSEATTVVPKPMVEIGNQPILWHIMKIYSSFGFNDFIVCLGYKGYIIKEYFSHYLLHKSDVTIDLAQGKTIIHENKTESWRVTLVDTGLEALTAARLLAVRKYLGKHTFMMAYGDGLANINLKKLLDSHRKSKALSTVTAVQPLGRFGSLDIERNNKVKAFTEKPKGDNAWINAGFFVMEQGIFDYIHGDVLWEKEPVQALARAGKLSAYRHQGFWRPMDTLRDRNELERLWQSGNAPWKIWK; encoded by the coding sequence ATGAAAGTTGTGATTCTTGCCGGAGGTAAAGGCACCCGCCTTAGTGAAGCTACCACTGTAGTCCCGAAGCCCATGGTAGAAATAGGCAACCAGCCCATCTTGTGGCATATCATGAAGATATATTCAAGCTTTGGGTTTAATGATTTTATTGTCTGCTTAGGCTATAAAGGGTATATCATTAAAGAGTATTTTTCGCATTACCTTTTGCATAAAAGCGATGTTACTATTGATCTTGCTCAAGGGAAAACCATTATACATGAGAATAAAACTGAATCTTGGAGAGTTACTTTGGTGGATACAGGCCTGGAGGCATTGACAGCCGCAAGATTGCTGGCAGTACGCAAATATTTAGGAAAGCATACTTTTATGATGGCATATGGAGATGGTTTGGCAAATATTAATCTAAAGAAACTTTTGGATTCTCATCGTAAAAGTAAAGCCTTGTCTACAGTAACCGCGGTTCAGCCTTTGGGCAGGTTTGGCAGTTTAGATATTGAAAGGAATAATAAAGTTAAGGCCTTTACCGAGAAGCCCAAAGGCGATAACGCTTGGATAAATGCCGGATTTTTTGTTATGGAGCAGGGGATTTTTGATTACATTCATGGGGATGTGCTTTGGGAAAAAGAACCTGTTCAGGCTCTTGCCCGGGCAGGGAAATTATCCGCCTATCGGCATCAGGGGTTCTGGAGGCCTATGGATACGTTGCGCGACCGTAATGAATTAGAGCGCCTCTGGCAATCAGGAAACGCTCCCTGGAAAATCTGGAAGTAA
- a CDS encoding NAD-dependent epimerase/dehydratase family protein codes for MKKYFISGGAGFIGSHMCRHLLSNCPNDKVVVYDNFSSGDISFLSDLRSSRLQIINADIKDIKKLSRCLTKDVSLVYHFASNADIARAVKFPEIDFWEGTYLVNNILEAMRVNGVKNLIFSSGSGIYGDVGLNRLSEQYAPLLPVSTYGASKLAAEALICAYCHMFGINATVLRFANVVGPNQTHGVGYDFVRRLLKDKKRLKILGNGKQSKSYIYVSDVIKAILLTQRKNKGFNFYNVSTLDSISVKQIADVVTRVMGLSKVKYEYTGGSRGWQGDVPVVRLDSSKIRKLGWNNSYSSLQAITKSAEAIYKSCKKPI; via the coding sequence ATGAAGAAATATTTTATTTCTGGAGGCGCAGGGTTTATCGGAAGCCATATGTGCCGGCATCTTTTATCAAACTGTCCAAATGATAAGGTTGTCGTTTATGATAATTTCTCTTCAGGGGATATTTCATTTTTATCAGACTTGCGTTCTTCTCGTCTGCAGATAATAAACGCTGATATTAAAGACATAAAGAAGTTATCGCGTTGTTTGACTAAAGATGTTTCGCTGGTGTATCATTTTGCTTCTAATGCTGATATCGCCCGCGCAGTTAAATTTCCAGAAATAGATTTCTGGGAAGGGACATATCTGGTGAACAATATACTTGAGGCAATGCGCGTAAACGGTGTAAAAAATCTAATTTTTTCATCTGGAAGCGGAATTTATGGCGATGTTGGCTTAAATAGATTAAGTGAGCAATATGCTCCGCTTTTACCGGTTTCCACTTATGGCGCAAGTAAACTTGCCGCAGAAGCGCTTATCTGCGCTTATTGCCATATGTTCGGGATTAACGCGACAGTTTTAAGATTTGCCAATGTCGTGGGGCCAAACCAGACGCATGGGGTGGGGTATGATTTTGTCAGAAGATTGTTAAAGGATAAAAAGCGCCTTAAGATATTAGGCAACGGCAAACAGAGTAAGTCTTATATTTATGTAAGCGATGTCATAAAAGCCATCTTATTGACGCAACGAAAGAATAAGGGATTTAATTTTTATAATGTATCAACACTGGATTCAATAAGCGTCAAGCAGATCGCGGATGTTGTAACCAGGGTAATGGGTTTAAGTAAAGTTAAATACGAATACACAGGCGGGTCTAGGGGTTGGCAGGGTGATGTCCCTGTAGTAAGGCTTGATTCAAGCAAGATCCGCAAGCTGGGTTGGAATAATTCCTACTCAAGTCTTCAGGCAATAACTAAATCAGCAGAGGCCATATATAAAAGTTGCAAAAAACCAATCTAA
- a CDS encoding SIS domain-containing protein, with protein MSKDYIDIYFAETKNIIDSINREDILKVSAVISDLRNTAGRLFILGIGGSAANASHAVNDFRKIARIEAYAASDNVSELTAWTNDSGFEYIFIEWLKVSKLTENDVLLVLSVGGGTKTVSQNLVLAMRYAKEKNARVVSIVSRDGGEARKISDACILIPVIDQKRVTPHAEGFQAVLLHLIVNNIST; from the coding sequence ATGAGCAAAGATTATATAGATATTTATTTTGCAGAGACAAAAAATATAATTGATAGCATTAATCGCGAAGATATTTTAAAGGTAAGCGCGGTTATTTCAGATTTACGAAATACTGCCGGCAGGCTTTTTATCTTAGGGATAGGAGGCTCAGCGGCCAATGCCTCTCACGCGGTTAATGATTTTAGAAAGATAGCCCGCATTGAAGCTTACGCTGCTTCGGATAACGTTTCTGAATTAACAGCCTGGACTAATGATTCCGGTTTTGAATATATTTTTATTGAATGGTTGAAGGTTTCTAAATTAACTGAGAATGATGTATTGCTTGTTCTTTCTGTCGGAGGCGGAACGAAGACCGTATCGCAGAATTTGGTTTTAGCGATGCGTTATGCTAAAGAAAAAAACGCTAGAGTTGTCTCTATTGTAAGCCGCGATGGAGGAGAGGCGCGCAAGATTTCCGATGCCTGCATTCTTATTCCTGTTATAGACCAAAAAAGAGTTACGCCTCATGCTGAAGGTTTTCAGGCGGTCCTGCTACATTTAATAGTTAATAATATATCTACTTGA
- a CDS encoding type II secretion system protein GspJ, whose amino-acid sequence MKIKTHPGFSFIELNIVVVLLAVLGVLVYQSFSSGVKIWQRIKDGSGDVQVAVFFDKITNDLHNLCVFSRILGYGSQKELSFTTVDYVHQDKTSYLGLGRVRYYFDQDNKDILRTFNSWKAVKVSKYAVSPSPIVEKVESLSFSYYYPKKKQFTEIWDSQSDNPLPSAVRVNIRIIKNNRAVDLSRIINLCVN is encoded by the coding sequence TTGAAGATTAAAACTCACCCTGGGTTTAGTTTTATTGAATTAAATATAGTTGTTGTTTTGTTGGCGGTATTAGGGGTTCTGGTGTATCAGAGTTTTTCTTCTGGAGTAAAAATTTGGCAGAGAATAAAAGACGGCTCCGGGGATGTGCAGGTGGCAGTATTTTTTGATAAAATAACCAATGACCTGCATAATTTATGCGTTTTCTCGCGTATTTTAGGTTATGGCAGCCAAAAAGAATTATCATTTACCACGGTAGATTATGTCCATCAGGATAAAACAAGCTATTTAGGTTTGGGGCGCGTTAGGTATTATTTTGACCAAGATAATAAAGATATTTTACGCACATTTAACAGTTGGAAAGCGGTCAAAGTGAGTAAATATGCGGTCAGCCCCAGCCCTATCGTGGAGAAAGTAGAAAGCCTGTCTTTTAGTTATTATTACCCAAAGAAAAAGCAGTTTACAGAAATATGGGATTCGCAAAGCGACAATCCTTTGCCAAGCGCTGTTAGGGTTAATATAAGGATAATAAAGAATAATAGGGCCGTAGATTTATCAAGGATAATTAATCTATGCGTCAATTAA
- a CDS encoding transaldolase (similar to novel fructose-6-phosphate aldolase from Escherichia coli; enzyme from Methanocaldococcus janaschii shows transaldolase activity) produces the protein MNKIRSLKVKIYCDGASLDDLRSMAGLDYIHGFTTNPTLMRKAQVKDYCGFIKQILPIVAGKPISFEVISDDFREMKQQAKRLSGFGSNIYVKIPVMNTRGDDSSELIAELSKDKIKVNVTAIMTLEQIKKVANKLDSDADIIFSIFSGRIADTGVDPVEFIKKAKILIKNKPNIKILWASPRELLNIFQAEQAGSDIITLLPDFIKKMHLIDYDLHEFSLDTIKMFYKDAQDSGLKL, from the coding sequence ATGAATAAAATTAGGTCGCTTAAAGTCAAAATATACTGTGATGGGGCAAGCCTTGATGATTTACGTTCTATGGCGGGGCTTGACTATATACACGGATTTACTACCAACCCCACGCTTATGCGGAAGGCCCAGGTAAAAGATTATTGTGGATTTATAAAACAGATTCTGCCGATTGTAGCTGGCAAACCTATTTCTTTTGAAGTTATAAGCGATGATTTTAGAGAAATGAAACAGCAGGCTAAAAGGCTTTCTGGTTTTGGATCCAATATATATGTGAAGATCCCGGTTATGAATACAAGGGGCGATGACTCTTCTGAGCTTATTGCAGAGCTTTCCAAGGATAAGATAAAGGTCAATGTTACCGCAATAATGACTTTGGAGCAGATCAAGAAGGTCGCCAATAAACTCGATTCTGATGCGGATATTATTTTTTCTATCTTTTCCGGCAGGATTGCCGATACAGGAGTTGACCCCGTGGAATTTATTAAAAAGGCAAAGATTCTCATTAAAAACAAGCCTAACATTAAGATTTTATGGGCCAGCCCCAGAGAGCTGCTTAATATTTTTCAGGCCGAACAGGCAGGATCTGATATAATTACCCTTTTGCCTGATTTTATTAAGAAAATGCATCTTATTGATTATGATCTGCACGAGTTTTCCTTGGATACGATAAAGATGTTTTATAAAGATGCGCAAGACTCGGGGTTGAAACTATGA
- the pilM gene encoding pilus assembly protein PilM, with protein sequence MADKIRNVLAVNFRGDTVNLCYGKRAGAKYEITGIKVFDIKSCDAIGIAKLLKDNVKALKASNFRVILSIDSHAVITKNIEVPSTSDKEIKEIIDLQSGRYTPYAREEIIIDHVNIGTYHNSYTKVLVVIVVQAELKRQIEIINLAGFQVARVQYAAENIGLSCIKLLKIEKKASPSVVVRISQVNSDFIIISKGMSVFVRNIPVGHNDFLADKNASILRFADELKKSFDAYRAEEIDVMPDEINFIGPVDMVELVKASASMAFTMPSKDLLFYKSVSVPAEVIQEDKKLALSSLIALVISAEDARIDLRPLDLKLKMAFQERSKEIIKSGFLVMLIVIFICAMLLVRIYYRGVYLSGLQEQLKSTSPDVANLEGKLSKIIVIKDALKKKNHALDSISWLYELIPTSVYLKNISIDQDSTIFIKGTAEAMSEVFALVTSLENSKYFKDVTAQNTANRKEAGKDVADFEISAKLEQR encoded by the coding sequence ATGGCTGATAAAATACGAAATGTGCTTGCGGTAAATTTCCGCGGGGATACTGTAAATTTATGTTACGGCAAGCGCGCAGGCGCTAAATATGAAATAACAGGGATTAAAGTTTTTGATATTAAATCTTGTGATGCCATTGGTATTGCGAAGTTGCTTAAGGACAATGTCAAGGCGCTTAAGGCAAGCAATTTCAGAGTTATTTTAAGCATTGATTCCCACGCTGTTATCACTAAGAATATAGAAGTGCCCTCCACAAGCGATAAGGAAATAAAAGAGATAATTGATCTTCAATCCGGAAGATATACCCCTTACGCAAGAGAAGAAATTATCATTGATCATGTCAATATCGGCACATATCATAATAGTTATACTAAAGTTTTGGTTGTGATAGTCGTGCAGGCAGAGCTTAAGAGGCAGATAGAAATTATCAACTTAGCAGGTTTCCAAGTCGCCCGCGTGCAATACGCCGCGGAAAATATAGGCTTATCTTGCATAAAACTGCTTAAGATAGAGAAAAAAGCCAGCCCCAGCGTTGTTGTTAGAATATCTCAGGTTAATTCTGATTTTATTATTATATCTAAAGGTATGAGTGTTTTTGTCAGAAATATCCCGGTTGGGCATAATGATTTCTTAGCTGATAAGAATGCAAGTATCTTAAGGTTTGCTGATGAGCTTAAGAAGTCTTTTGACGCTTACCGCGCCGAAGAAATAGATGTTATGCCAGATGAAATCAATTTCATAGGCCCCGTTGATATGGTGGAGTTAGTTAAGGCAAGCGCCTCAATGGCATTTACTATGCCGTCCAAGGACCTTTTGTTTTATAAGAGTGTTTCTGTCCCTGCCGAGGTTATACAGGAGGATAAAAAGCTGGCCTTGTCATCTTTAATCGCTTTGGTTATTTCGGCAGAGGATGCCAGGATAGACTTAAGGCCGCTGGATTTAAAATTAAAGATGGCTTTTCAGGAAAGAAGCAAGGAAATCATCAAGAGCGGGTTCTTGGTAATGCTTATAGTTATCTTCATCTGCGCGATGCTTCTGGTGAGGATTTATTACCGCGGGGTATATCTTTCCGGGCTTCAAGAACAGCTTAAAAGCACCTCTCCGGATGTGGCTAATCTTGAAGGTAAATTAAGCAAGATCATTGTTATAAAAGACGCCCTCAAAAAGAAAAATCACGCTTTAGATTCTATATCATGGCTTTATGAGCTAATTCCCACAAGCGTATATTTAAAGAATATAAGCATTGATCAGGATTCAACTATATTCATTAAAGGGACAGCTGAGGCCATGTCGGAGGTGTTCGCGCTTGTTACTTCCTTAGAAAATTCAAAGTATTTTAAAGATGTTACCGCCCAAAATACCGCTAACCGTAAAGAGGCGGGTAAAGATGTGGCTGATTTTGAAATAAGCGCTAAATTAGAGCAGAGGTAA
- a CDS encoding prepilin-type N-terminal cleavage/methylation domain-containing protein, producing MISPIGSSKTIAGFTLVEIMLTSAILSLAIVVIFQSLLRSLSIDQYLLKRIAVSCVANNLVWEMKNSPGKAKIFASGLASFLGQESGVSYSWKTNISPVTQEKPPKKNMYHAGLVLTIVNEAKKIDFSRGFYFED from the coding sequence ATGATATCTCCAATTGGCAGTAGCAAAACAATAGCGGGATTTACCTTGGTGGAGATTATGCTTACAAGCGCTATTTTGTCTTTGGCGATAGTGGTTATTTTCCAGTCTTTGTTAAGGTCTTTAAGCATAGACCAGTATTTGCTAAAAAGAATAGCGGTTTCCTGTGTGGCTAATAATCTTGTTTGGGAAATGAAGAATTCTCCTGGGAAGGCCAAGATTTTTGCCTCCGGGTTGGCATCATTTCTAGGCCAAGAATCCGGTGTCAGTTATTCCTGGAAAACAAATATCTCGCCTGTCACGCAAGAAAAACCACCAAAGAAGAATATGTATCATGCAGGGTTGGTTTTGACGATAGTAAACGAGGCTAAAAAAATAGATTTCTCGCGAGGTTTTTATTTTGAAGATTAA
- a CDS encoding general secretion pathway protein GspK, translated as MRQLRKKKEGSILFLSLWVVTCLTVFVVFIGAAVNQKILFVKRIEDSDKLRLAAMSAVDLGIWQLANQGVKQEFYGLKSVLSNNPEFFGERKLGGINLSLDYNGQLGSSCGDEVCYGVIDEESKINLNTASFETIKNLFVKVCALSDAKAEDLSNRIIDYRDNDDLASNAAAEEVFYGFASSAWLKNSNIEFIDELKDIPGMQEEDFNKIKSYVTIYGNGRVNINSASLKVLEILGLDSVLVKKISMFRKGADKICGTEDDVVEEEIKNYIEDLNKDSVLMQSEIEQLQKALNGLLTDKSSCVHLHAKAGYGAGKRLIDVDCVYDVLSGSVKYWRESIKNGA; from the coding sequence ATGCGTCAATTAAGAAAAAAGAAAGAAGGCTCTATACTTTTCTTAAGCCTTTGGGTGGTAACATGCTTGACGGTATTTGTGGTTTTCATCGGTGCGGCTGTTAACCAGAAGATTTTATTCGTCAAGAGAATAGAGGATAGCGACAAATTACGTTTAGCAGCTATGTCAGCGGTTGATCTTGGGATATGGCAGCTGGCCAATCAGGGGGTAAAGCAAGAGTTCTACGGGCTTAAAAGCGTTCTTTCTAATAACCCTGAATTCTTCGGGGAAAGAAAATTAGGCGGAATCAATCTTTCTCTGGATTATAACGGGCAGCTTGGAAGTTCTTGCGGGGATGAAGTTTGTTACGGGGTTATTGATGAAGAAAGCAAAATTAACTTGAACACAGCTTCTTTTGAGACCATTAAGAATCTTTTTGTTAAAGTTTGCGCTTTAAGCGATGCTAAGGCCGAAGATTTAAGTAACCGTATTATTGATTATAGAGATAATGATGATTTAGCCAGTAATGCAGCTGCCGAAGAAGTTTTTTATGGGTTCGCGTCTTCTGCGTGGCTTAAGAACTCTAATATTGAGTTTATCGATGAGTTAAAAGATATCCCCGGGATGCAAGAAGAAGACTTTAATAAAATCAAATCATATGTTACTATTTATGGTAATGGCAGGGTTAATATTAATTCAGCTTCCCTTAAGGTCCTTGAGATTTTAGGTTTAGACAGTGTTCTTGTGAAAAAGATCAGCATGTTCCGTAAGGGCGCGGATAAAATATGCGGGACAGAAGATGATGTTGTAGAAGAAGAAATCAAAAATTATATTGAAGATTTAAATAAAGATTCGGTTTTGATGCAGTCTGAAATTGAACAGCTGCAAAAGGCCCTAAATGGCCTGTTAACGGATAAATCTTCCTGTGTTCATTTGCACGCAAAAGCAGGTTATGGGGCAGGCAAAAGATTAATAGATGTGGATTGTGTTTATGATGTGTTGTCCGGGTCAGTAAAGTATTGGCGAGAAAGTATTAAGAACGGGGCATAG
- a CDS encoding ribonuclease Z: MKAFFLGTNGWYDSPMGNTLCILIETKRECIILDAGSGLYKLDKYIKADKKSYLFLSHFHLDHIIGLHALAKFRFKKGLKIFGPPGIKRNLNSIIAQPYSVPIKDLKMQVEVEELTQKVKFPFGLKFYPLRHSSVCYGYRFLLENKIISFATDTGICDNLYSLANNADVLFLESSYKLGQDDPSWPHLNPKIAASFAKQCGVKKLVLVHFDSSIYTSIKQRRLALRIARNVFPKTFIYQDNKVVKLA, encoded by the coding sequence ATGAAGGCGTTTTTCTTAGGTACTAACGGTTGGTACGACAGCCCAATGGGTAATACTCTATGTATTTTAATAGAAACAAAGAGGGAATGCATTATTCTTGATGCGGGAAGCGGATTATATAAGCTGGATAAGTATATTAAGGCTGATAAAAAGTCATATCTCTTCTTGAGTCACTTTCATTTGGACCATATTATAGGGCTACATGCTTTAGCAAAATTCAGATTTAAAAAAGGCCTAAAGATTTTTGGGCCACCGGGGATAAAAAGGAATCTTAATTCTATCATTGCCCAGCCGTATTCGGTCCCTATAAAAGATCTCAAGATGCAGGTAGAGGTTGAAGAATTGACACAGAAAGTAAAATTTCCCTTTGGTTTAAAGTTCTATCCCTTAAGGCATTCTTCGGTTTGCTATGGTTATAGATTTTTACTGGAGAATAAGATTATTAGTTTTGCTACTGATACCGGTATTTGCGATAATCTGTATTCTCTTGCCAATAACGCGGATGTATTATTTCTTGAATCTTCGTATAAATTAGGCCAAGATGACCCCTCGTGGCCGCATTTAAATCCAAAAATAGCAGCTTCTTTTGCCAAACAGTGCGGCGTGAAGAAGTTAGTTTTGGTGCACTTTGATTCCAGTATATATACCAGCATCAAGCAGAGAAGGCTGGCTTTAAGAATTGCGCGTAATGTTTTTCCCAAAACTTTTATTTATCAGGATAACAAGGTTGTTAAACTGGCATGA
- a CDS encoding sugar kinase → MGGGGTDLPSYYKKYGGFLMAAAINKYVYININKRFNQSIRLSYSKTEIVGQVKDIEHKIFREVLKLLQINRQIEIVSIADVPAHCGLGTSSSFTVSLLNGLYAYKKQYLNLEDLAEAACHLELDILKQPIGKQDQYVASFGGFNAYTFNTDGTVVVDPVDIKEEDLAQLQNNLLLFFLNKERSASDVLIEQDQKTKQDDKKTIQRLHKIKEIGLATRAAFEKGKLDDFGELMHQHWLIKKGLSGKVSDSFIDEVYEAGRKSGALGGKVAGAGGGGFILFYCPKNKSVLVEAMAKMGLVPFWFSFEHEGAKIVFHS, encoded by the coding sequence ATGGGCGGGGGTGGAACCGATTTACCGTCATATTACAAAAAGTATGGCGGATTCTTAATGGCCGCGGCAATAAATAAATACGTTTATATTAATATCAATAAACGTTTTAATCAGTCCATCCGCCTTTCTTATTCCAAGACCGAAATAGTGGGCCAGGTTAAGGACATAGAGCATAAAATATTCCGCGAGGTATTAAAGCTGTTGCAAATTAACCGGCAGATAGAGATTGTTTCTATAGCCGATGTCCCGGCGCATTGCGGATTAGGCACTTCTTCTAGTTTTACCGTTTCATTGCTTAACGGCCTTTATGCGTATAAAAAGCAATATTTAAATCTTGAAGATCTGGCAGAGGCGGCTTGCCATTTAGAACTTGATATTCTAAAGCAGCCGATTGGTAAGCAAGACCAGTATGTGGCTAGTTTTGGCGGGTTTAATGCCTATACTTTTAATACGGATGGCACAGTGGTTGTTGATCCCGTAGATATCAAGGAAGAAGATTTGGCTCAATTGCAGAATAATCTTCTGCTTTTTTTCTTGAATAAAGAAAGATCAGCAAGCGATGTTTTAATTGAGCAAGACCAAAAAACTAAGCAGGATGATAAGAAAACTATCCAGAGATTGCATAAGATAAAAGAAATCGGACTTGCTACCAGAGCTGCCTTTGAGAAGGGCAAGCTTGATGATTTTGGTGAACTAATGCATCAGCATTGGTTGATAAAAAAAGGTTTGTCTGGCAAGGTATCCGACAGCTTCATAGACGAAGTGTATGAGGCTGGGCGCAAGTCCGGAGCTTTGGGCGGCAAAGTTGCGGGTGCCGGAGGAGGAGGATTTATTCTTTTCTATTGCCCAAAGAATAAATCTGTTTTGGTCGAGGCAATGGCCAAGATGGGGCTGGTGCCTTTTTGGTTTTCTTTTGAGCATGAAGGAGCAAAGATTGTATTTCATAGCTAA
- a CDS encoding GDP-mannose 4,6-dehydratase, which produces MPKSFWRNKPVLVTGHEGFLGANLCKRLLELDAKVIGLDIDTNRSVRLLDQQQYKKIVTYSGDVRDSKLIDKIIRERRIRIIFHLAAEAIVSCGLKNPTQTFSSNVEGTWKLLESARRKTGIEAIVVASSDKAYGSHNKLPYQEDAALLAEHPYDVSKACADMIAKSYAATFNLPVAITRSGNIYGPGDLNFSRLIPDAFRCLVLGRNLVIRSDGKFIRDYIHVDDVVGGYIMIAQCMRGKKLKGEAFNFSNQKPLSVFELLNLVYRVTGKKLQINILNKAKYEIKKQYLNSSKAMKILHWRPKVLLKDGLSSTYGWYSSILKRRKI; this is translated from the coding sequence ATGCCTAAATCTTTTTGGAGGAATAAGCCGGTATTAGTTACCGGGCATGAGGGGTTTTTAGGGGCGAATTTATGTAAACGCCTTTTAGAATTAGATGCCAAGGTTATAGGTTTAGATATTGACACAAATCGTTCTGTGCGCTTGCTTGATCAGCAGCAGTATAAAAAGATTGTTACCTATAGCGGTGACGTTAGGGACAGTAAATTAATAGATAAGATAATAAGAGAGCGCCGAATCAGGATTATTTTTCATCTTGCTGCTGAAGCGATTGTATCTTGTGGCCTTAAGAATCCAACGCAGACCTTTTCTTCTAATGTAGAGGGCACCTGGAAGCTGTTAGAATCCGCCAGAAGAAAAACGGGTATAGAGGCAATTGTAGTTGCCTCAAGCGATAAGGCTTACGGAAGCCATAATAAACTACCTTATCAAGAGGATGCCGCGCTTTTAGCAGAGCATCCTTATGATGTATCCAAGGCCTGCGCGGATATGATTGCCAAGTCCTACGCAGCTACTTTCAATCTTCCGGTAGCCATAACCCGTTCAGGAAATATTTACGGCCCGGGAGACCTTAATTTTTCTCGTCTTATTCCAGACGCTTTCAGGTGTTTGGTTTTGGGCAGAAATCTTGTTATTAGAAGCGATGGCAAATTTATAAGAGATTATATTCATGTTGACGATGTGGTTGGCGGATACATTATGATTGCGCAATGCATGAGGGGCAAGAAGTTAAAAGGCGAAGCCTTCAATTTCAGCAACCAAAAACCCCTGTCAGTTTTCGAATTATTAAACCTTGTTTATCGTGTTACCGGGAAAAAACTACAGATTAATATTCTAAACAAGGCCAAATATGAGATTAAGAAACAGTATCTTAACTCGTCTAAGGCGATGAAGATTTTGCATTGGAGGCCCAAGGTTTTGCTTAAAGATGGGCTATCCAGCACTTATGGCTGGTATAGTAGTATTTTAAAAAGGCGCAAAATATGA